From one Dermacentor variabilis isolate Ectoservices chromosome 3, ASM5094787v1, whole genome shotgun sequence genomic stretch:
- the LOC142576353 gene encoding uncharacterized protein LOC142576353: MIVNARILCLSAVMVCMAVQVMAVPLGVASPGLALPKCPEATNYGFLIFARLRNPCKYLCQGYPIRFEAEDNGTPCTTKKVFNGECLNGKCVAVLPPPPPAPAPEPAPAPAPAPEPAPAPAPEPAPAPEPAPAPAPEPAPAPAPEPAPAPAPEPAPAPAPAPAPAPEPAPAPAPAPAPAPAPAPAPEPAPEEPAPAPAAEETAAAEEPAPAEEQPAAEPAAPAEEAAQETEEAAPEQAPEQPAEEAPAQEATAEEPAAEEPAAEQSAAAEPAAEEPAVEEATAEEAAEETDQEVVEEAAEEAAEAAAEEAAEEPAEAAVEQDSEAPAEETAEAEQPAEAAGPVEEAAPEASADDATAEGSEGEAADSEDAA, from the exons ATGATCGTGAACGCAAGAATCCTGTGTCTCAGCGCCGTCATGGTCTGCATGGCGGTGCAAGTTATGG CCGTTCCTTTGGGCGTGGCATCACCTGGCTTGGCTCTTCCCAAGTGCCCAGAGGCGACTAACTACGGCTTT tTGATCTTCGCACGACTAAGAAACCCATGCAAGTACTTATGCCAAGGATATCCCATACGCTTCGAGGCTGAAGACAATGGAACACCATGCACA ACTAAAAAGGTATTCAACGGCGAATGCCTAAATGGCAAGTGCGTCGCCGTgctgccgccaccaccaccagcacccgCCCCTGAGCCCGCACCAGCTCCCGCACCTGCGCCTGAGCCTGCACCCGCCCCAGCTCCCGAGCCTGCACCTGCTCCTGAGCCTGCACCCGCCCCAGCTCCCGAACCAGCACCTGCCCCAGCTCCCGAACCAGCACCTGCCCCAGCTCCTGAACCTGCACCTGCTCCAGCACCCGCACCAGCCCCCGCTCCAGAACCTGCTCCTGCTCCTGCCCCAGCACCGGCTCCGGCCCCAGCACCGGCCCCCGCCCCCGAGCCTGCACCAGAAGAGCCTGCACCAGCACCAGCTGCGGAAGAAACTGCTGCAGCTGAAGAGCCTGCACCTGCCGAAGAACAGCCCGCTGCCGAGCCAGCTGCCCCCGCAGAAGAAGCCGCGCAAGAAACCGAGGAAGCCGCACCTGAACAAGCACCGGAGCAGCCCGCTGAAGAAGCTCCCGCTCAGGAGGCCACCGCTGAAGAGCCTGCAGCTGAAGAGCCAGCCGCCGAACAGTCCGCTGCTGCAGAGCCAGCCGCTGAGGAGCCCGCTGTAGAGGAGGCTACCGCCGAAGAGGCTGCTGAGGAGACGGATCAGGAGGTTGTTGAGGAAGCCGCTGAAGAAGCCGCAGAAGCAGCTGCAGAAGAAGCTGCTGAAGAACCCGCAGAAGCAGCTGTAGAACAAGACTCAGAAGCACCAGCTGAAGAAACCGCAGAGGCGGAACAGCCCGCGGAGGCTGCTGGGCCGGTGGAGGAGGCTGCTCCCGAGGCATCTGCCGATGACGCCACAGCAGAAGGAAGTGAAGGTGAAGCCGCCGACAGTGAAGATGCGGCGTGA